DNA sequence from the Paenibacillus physcomitrellae genome:
TAAGCATAATTTTCCTTTACCGTGACATAAATAACCGTACATTCGGCTTCAGGCCATGCCTGCAGCAGCTCTTCCATAAGGCTTGCAGCACGCGCAGAATACTTCGATCCATCTGTTGCGAACAATATGTTCTTCACCGTCATAACCTCCTGTGTTTCATGTCCATCCACGCTCCTGAACCGGTATCCAGAATGTGGATGGCTATATCGTATGCCCTTTTCTCAAATAAGTAAAATAATTGATTTGGATGTTTATAATAAATAAATAGTTATCATAAGATTTAAAATAAAAGAACAGCCGCATCAGATGATCGGCTGTCTCGTTGTGATAACGGGCAGAAGTGCGTAGGATTTTACTTACTTGAACATCTTAGAATTGGGCACCCTATCTGTAAACTTGGATGAGGTGTATGTATGAAAAGGACCGTTATTATTTCTTTAACTTTGATATTGATTCTACTATCGCCTATACAAACTAACGCTGAAAAGAGTTACTACATACCTCAAGAAGACTCAACAGAGCTGAGGTTACAGGATATGCTTATGAATTTTATAAATCCATATATAAACGATGCTATTCAAGGTTATTATCAACATTTATTACGGGAACTACCACTGGTATATCCGTATTTCGTTGATATGATTGAATCTCACAGGGTAAATGGTTTTCGCGGTTTTATCTTATCAATTACGCTCGATGTGACACCAGTTATTGGTCCACATATTTCAGTTGGTAAAGACAGATTAACGTTTGAGATCTCAGCGGGTCCTAAGGCCAAACTGGTGAATTACACCCACTTAAAGACATATGAGCTACCCACGCATTGGCAGGACATCATCAAGAAGCCTAAGAAATATTGAACTAACGGGCAGGATAGTTGAACAACTTAAGAGCGAAACGACAAAGTCATATACATTGAAAAGGAACCTTTAAAGGAGCCTTAGATATTGCTCTGGTTGATTTGACTAGCGGCGAATAATACACTTGACTAACCTCATTATTAAAACTATAGTAAAGTAAATATTTGGTATGTACGACTGGCGTAAACGTGGAGTATCATGAGGGAGTACATATACATACAGCCGTACGCCTGGGCAGAGGTAAGGGGGTAACCCCCTTACCTCTTTATGTTTAGAAGGGACTGATAATATAAAAGAACAGAATCGATTTTAGACGGTAATCGAGTAGCTGACAACATCAAAAGGAAGTGTAAAAGGCTAGGAATGCATTCTACCGAATCGCCCTCCCTTCAGACATAACGACGGACAAATTGATATCCCGTATCAAGAAGCTAAACAACGATCCCTGCATGCATGGAATATTATTGCGGCACCCGGTCCCGGACCATATAGATGAACGTGCAGCGTTTGATGCTATCAACACTGGGAAGGACGTAGACGGTATAACTACTATTACAAATCAGATACCCGATTGAGCAGACCAACAAAAAACTTGTTGAGTGATGAGTTATTGAATGCATACATTTATCGAGATTTAGCTCAGCTAGAAGCAACGATACAGGATCAAAAGGATAATAATTGGAAAAATGGAGCTCTTGTTGTCCAGAAGCTGGATGATGCTAAGGATTCAATTATATTGCGTATGGGAATGGAAAGAGATGACGATAAGGAAACGCTCCTTTGGAAATTACACGATTACATGAAAAAGTTCACGGTTGGTGACGGAACTTTAGCTTTAGATATTAGTTTAAACGATAAGCAACGTGCCGATTACATCTATTTAGGCGAGAAGCTGCGTTCTGGCGGATGGACGTTTAATAAAGGGTTTGATACAAACTGGGATACTTTTTCATTAAAATTACAAGCACTTGTAACGGAGTCATAGACTGAATAGACTTATATGGATCCAATCCTAGCAAATACGGTTGCTGCAATTAGAGCGGCACAATACAATCGATTACTACAATCACAAACAAATCAAGTCTAAA
Encoded proteins:
- a CDS encoding tetrahydrofolate dehydrogenase/cyclohydrolase catalytic domain-containing protein translates to MISRIKKLNNDPCMHGILLRHPVPDHIDERAAFDAINTGKDVDGITTITNQIPD
- a CDS encoding DUF3888 domain-containing protein; amino-acid sequence: MKRTVIISLTLILILLSPIQTNAEKSYYIPQEDSTELRLQDMLMNFINPYINDAIQGYYQHLLRELPLVYPYFVDMIESHRVNGFRGFILSITLDVTPVIGPHISVGKDRLTFEISAGPKAKLVNYTHLKTYELPTHWQDIIKKPKKY